One Symphalangus syndactylus isolate Jambi chromosome 9, NHGRI_mSymSyn1-v2.1_pri, whole genome shotgun sequence DNA segment encodes these proteins:
- the NPR2 gene encoding atrial natriuretic peptide receptor 2 isoform X4: protein MALPSLLLLVAALAGGVRPPGARNLTLAVVLPEHNLSYAWAWPRVGPAVALAVEALGRALPVDLRFVSSELEGACSEYLAPLSAVDLKLYHDPDLLLGPGCVYPAASVARFASHWRLPLLTAGAVASGFSAKNDHYRTLVRTGPSAPKLVVYICGPLEMLHEILLQAQRENLTNGDYVFFYLDVFGESLRAGPTRATGRPWQDNRTREQAQALREAFQTVLVITYREPPNPEYQEFQNRLLIRAREDFGVELGPSLMNLIAGCFYDGILLYAEVLNETIQEGGTREDGLRIVEKMQGRRYHGVTGLVVMDKNNDRETDFVLWAMGDLDSGDFQPAAHYSGAEKQIWWTGQPIPWVKGAPPSDNPPCAFDLDDPSCDKTPLSTLAIVALGTGITFIMFGVSSFLIFRKLMLEKELASMLWRIRWEELQFGNSERYHKGAGSRLTLSLRGSSYGSLMTAHGKYQIFANTGHFKGNVVAIKHVNKKRIELTRQVLFELKHMRDVQFNHLTRFIGACIDPPNICIVTEYCPRGSLQDILENDSINLDWMFRYSLINDLVKGMAFLHNSIISSHGSLKSSNCVVDSRFVLKITDYGLASFRSTAEPDDSHALYAKKLWTAPELLSGNPLPTTGMQKADVYSFGIILQEIALRSGPFYLDGLDLSPKEIVQKVRNGQRPYFRPSIDRAQLNEELVLLMERCWAQDPAERPDFGQIKGFIRRFNKEGGTSILDNLLLRMEQYANNLEKLVEERTQAYLEEKRKAEALLYQILPHSVAEQLKRGETVQAEAFDSVTIYFSDIVGFTALSAESTPMQVVTLLNDLYTCFDAIIDNFDVYKVETIGDAYMVVSGLPGRNGQRHAPEIARMALALLDAVSSFRIRHRPHDQLRLRIGVHTGPVCAGVVGLKMPRYCLFGDTVNTASRMESNGQALKIHVSSTTKDALDELGCFQLELRGDVEMKGKGKMRTYWLLGERKGPPGLL from the exons ATGGCGCTGCCGTCACTCCTGCTGTTGGTGGCAGCCCTGGCAGGTGGGGTGCGTCCTCCCGGGGCGCGGAACCTGACGCTGGCGGTGGTGCTGCCAGAACACAACCTGAGCTATGCCTGGGCCTGGCCACGGGTGGGACCCGCTGTGGCACTAGCTGTGGAGGCACTGGGCCGTGCACTGCCCGTGGACCTGCGGTTTGTCAGCTCCGAACTGGAAGGCGCCTGCTCTGAGTACCTGGCACCGCTGAGCGCTGTAGACCTCAAGCTGTACCATGACCCCGACCTGCTGTTAGGTCCCGGTTGCGTGTACCCTGCTGCCTCTGTGGCCCGCTTTGCCTCCCACTGGCGCCTTCCCCTGCTGACTGCGGGTGCTGTGGCCTCTGGTTTTTCGGCTAAGAATGACCATTATCGTACCCTGGTTCGCACTGGCCCCTCTGCTCCCAAGCTGG TTGTGTATATCTGCGGCCCTCTGGAGATGCTGCATGAGATCCTGCTTCAGGCCCAGAGGGAGAATCTGACCAATGGGGATTATGTCTTCTTTTACCTGGATGTCTTTGGGGAGAGTCTCCGTGCAGGCCCCACACGTGCTACAGGCCGGCCCTGGCAGGACAATCGCACCCGGGAACAGGCCCAGGCCCTCAGAGAGGCCTTTCAG ACTGTATTGGTGATCACGTACCGAGAACCCCCAAATCCTGAGTATCAGGAATTCCAGAATCGTCTGCTGATAAGAGCCCGGGAAGACTTTGGTGTGGAGCTGGGCCCTTCCCTG ATGAACCTCATCGCTGGCTGCTTCTATGATGGGATCCTGctatatgctgaagtcctaaatGAGACAATACAGGAAGGAGGCACCCGGGAGGATGGACTTCGAATTGTGGAGAAGATGCAGGGACGAAGATACCATG GTGTAACTGGACTGGTTGTCATGGACAAGAACAATGACCGGGAGACTGACTTTGTCCTGTGGGCCATGGGAGACCTGGATTCTGGGGACTTTCAG CCTGCAGCCCACTACTCGGGAGCTGAGAAACAGATTTGGTGGACAGGACAGCCTATTCCCTGGGTGAAGGGGGCTCCTCCCTCGGACAATCCCCCCTGTGCCTTTGACTTGGACGACCCATCCTGTGATAAAA CTCCACTTTCAACTCTGGCAATTGTGGCTCTGGGCACAGGAATCACCTTCATCATGTTTGGTGTTTCCAGCTTCCTAATTTTCCG AAAGCTGATGCTGGAGAAGGAGCTGGCTAGCATGTTGTGGCGCATTCGCTGGGAAGAACTGCAGTTTGGCAACTCAGAGCGTTATCACAAAGGTGCAGGCAGTCGCCTCACACTGTCGCTG CGGGGATCCAGTTACGGCTCGCTCATGACAGCCCATGGGAAATACCAGATCTTTGCCAACACCGGTCACTTCAAG GGAAATGTTGTCGCCATCAAACATGTGAATAAGAAGCGCATTGAGCTGACCCGGCAGGTTCTGTTTGAACTCAAACAT ATGAGAGATGTTCAGTTCAACCATCTCACTCGCTTCATTGGCGCCTGCATAGACCCTCCCAACATTTGCATTGTCACTGAATATTGTCCTCGTGGGAGTTTACAG GATATTCTAGAAAATGACAGCATCAACTTGGACTGGATGTTTCGTTATTCACTCATTAATGACCTTGTTAAG GGCATGGCCTTTCTCCACAACAGCATTATTTCATCGCATGGGAGTCTCAAGTCCTCCAACTGTGTGGTGGATAGTCGTTTTGTGCTCAAAATCACAGACTATGGCCTGGCCAGCTTCCGATCAACTGCTGAACCTGATGACAGCCATGCCCTCTATGCCA AGAAGTTGTGGACTGCCCCAGAACTGCTCAGTGGGAACCCCTTGCCAACCACAGGCATGCAGAAGGCTGACGTCTATAGCTTTGGGATCATCCTGCAGGAGATAGCACTTCGCAGTGGTCCTTTCTACTTGGACGGCCTGGACCTCAGCCCCAAAG AGATTGTCCAGAAGGTACGAAATGGTCAGCGTCCATATTTCCGGCCAAGCATTGACCGGGCCCAACTGAATGAAGAGCTAGTTTTGCTGATGGAGCGATGTTGGGCTCAGGACCCAGCTGAGCGGCCAGACTTTGGACAGATTAAGGGCTTCATTCGACGCTTTAACAA GGAGGGTGGCACCAGCATATTGGACAACCTCCTGCTACGCATGGAACAGTATGCCAATAACCTGGAGAAGCTGGTGGAGGAACGCACACAGGCCTATCTGGAGGAAAAACGCAAGGCTGAAGCTCTGCTCTACCAAATTCTACCCCA TTCAGTGGCAGAGCAATTGAAACGGGGAGAGACTGTACAGGCTGAGGCCTTTGACAGTGTTACCATCTACTTCAGTGACATTGTTGGCTTCACAGCATTGTCAGCAGAGAGCACCCCCATGCAG GTAGTGACACTTCTTAATGACCTGTATACCTGCTTTGATGCCATAATTGACAACTTTGATGTCTACAAG GTGGAGACGATTGGGGATGCTTACATGGTGGTATCTGGCCTCCCAGGCCGAAATGGTCAACGCCATGCACCAGAAATTGCTCGTATGGCCCTAGCATTACtagatgcagtttcttccttccgCATCCGCCACCGACCCCATGACCAGCTGAGGCTACGCATAGGGG